A genomic stretch from Anaerolinea thermophila UNI-1 includes:
- the rpe gene encoding ribulose-phosphate 3-epimerase yields MGKVNSFRLCASVLSADFRCLEDQVKQLEEAGVDEIHVDVMDGHFVPNLTMGPFIVSTLKRITHLPLDVHLMVENPDRMIPWYAEAGAHRLSVQVETCPHIHRTLQNIHSLGCEAGVVLNPGTPASWLEEVVSHADLILVMTVNPGFSGQSFLPEVLPKIAKVRDLVENSHSRAVIQVDGGIDQKTLPLVYAAGARYIVSATAIFKHPEGIKAGVNALRESVQKNIA; encoded by the coding sequence ATGGGTAAAGTGAATTCATTTAGATTATGTGCTTCTGTGCTCTCAGCCGACTTTCGCTGTCTGGAAGATCAAGTAAAGCAATTGGAAGAAGCAGGGGTTGATGAAATCCATGTAGATGTCATGGATGGTCACTTTGTCCCTAATTTGACCATGGGACCTTTCATTGTTTCAACCCTTAAGAGGATTACTCACCTACCCTTGGATGTTCACTTGATGGTTGAAAATCCTGACCGGATGATCCCCTGGTACGCAGAAGCGGGGGCTCATCGCCTATCTGTGCAGGTTGAGACCTGCCCGCATATTCATCGCACCCTACAGAATATTCACTCTTTGGGGTGTGAAGCCGGTGTGGTATTAAACCCCGGCACACCAGCCTCATGGTTGGAAGAGGTAGTTTCGCACGCTGATTTAATTCTTGTAATGACAGTAAATCCTGGGTTTTCTGGGCAATCTTTTTTGCCCGAAGTACTTCCTAAAATAGCCAAAGTGCGTGATTTAGTAGAAAATTCACATAGCAGAGCAGTTATTCAAGTGGATGGCGGAATTGATCAAAAAACTTTGCCTCTGGTATATGCAGCCGGAGCACGCTACATTGTATCTGCTACGGCAATTTTTAAGCATCCAGAGGGCATTAAGGCAGGAGTAAACGCTTTACGGGAAAGCGTACAGAAAAACATCGCTTAA
- the rpmB gene encoding 50S ribosomal protein L28, producing MAKCENCGKKTVFGHRRSFSMRATNRAFRPNLQKVLVIENGRKVHKVLCTKCIRTMVKAA from the coding sequence ATGGCTAAGTGTGAAAATTGCGGCAAGAAAACTGTGTTTGGACATCGTCGAAGTTTCTCGATGCGGGCAACCAATCGGGCTTTCCGTCCGAATCTGCAAAAAGTTTTGGTGATTGAAAACGGGCGTAAGGTCCATAAAGTCCTGTGCACAAAATGCATCCGCACGATGGTCAAAGCAGCCTGA
- a CDS encoding Asp23/Gls24 family envelope stress response protein, with amino-acid sequence MKDSNPLGNIFVSYRAIATVAYQSALSSYGVVGFAAKNLAEGLAQVLVKDPTLGVDVRYVNNSIQIDLYIIVEYGTRIKMVASSVADNVRYQVEKTIGIPVSQVNVHVRGLRVSNPD; translated from the coding sequence ATGAAGGACAGTAATCCATTGGGAAATATCTTTGTGAGTTATCGGGCTATCGCCACCGTCGCTTACCAGTCCGCTTTGTCTTCTTATGGCGTGGTTGGTTTTGCCGCCAAAAACCTTGCAGAAGGCTTGGCACAGGTGTTGGTTAAAGATCCAACCCTTGGGGTTGATGTACGGTATGTTAACAATTCCATTCAAATTGACCTCTATATCATTGTGGAATACGGAACTCGTATTAAAATGGTGGCTTCGAGCGTTGCCGATAATGTCCGCTACCAGGTTGAAAAAACTATCGGCATCCCGGTCAGTCAGGTAAACGTGCATGTTCGTGGCTTACGAGTAAGCAATCCGGATTGA
- a CDS encoding DAK2 domain-containing protein: MSIDEMNATYSHQSDTHAQETSSNDCRIDGQKLKELLIAGMTWLKTNQQVVNALNVFPVPDGDTGTNMLLTMQAAYNEVANSGEGNIGRMAKAIAQGALMGARGNSGVILSQIWRGFARALDNFDTMDADLFVAAMQEGQNTAYKGVVRPVEGTILTVAKDAAEAARKAREKTSDLKEILAAVVDAANESVKKTPELLPILKQAGVVDSGGKGLFFILEGMLRHLNGQSLETNLNIVQPLSTMQIEQTVEEIEPGQEVEVVIDFRPHQPLNLEQFYADLSEMGTSIQVGEGDGMYRMHIHVSQERQYDPIQYIAKIGVWSKIAMENLLAQMEERSSTAVEAPRLELASVLPGQVGVVAVSPGPGISRVFASLGVSAIVEGGQTMNPSTEQILNAFENLPTDKIIILPNNKNIILAAQNAASVTVKKVEVIPSRSIPQGLAAMFRYNPEAELSELVDEMKEAIGEVHTGEITTATRSVNLNGVDVQEGAVIGLLDGTLVVSSNTLEDACLQLLEKAQADEYDLITMFYGENISHSEANRIADLVREKYPQQELELKEGGQPHYQFIIGIE, from the coding sequence ATGTCCATAGATGAGATGAATGCGACTTATTCACATCAAAGCGATACCCATGCTCAGGAAACATCTTCAAACGATTGCCGGATTGACGGGCAGAAGTTGAAAGAATTGCTTATTGCGGGAATGACTTGGTTAAAAACCAATCAGCAGGTAGTGAATGCTTTGAATGTCTTCCCGGTCCCCGATGGTGATACGGGTACAAATATGCTGCTGACCATGCAGGCCGCTTACAATGAAGTGGCAAATTCTGGCGAGGGGAATATCGGTAGAATGGCAAAAGCCATTGCCCAAGGGGCACTTATGGGGGCGCGGGGAAATTCAGGGGTGATTCTTTCCCAAATCTGGCGCGGTTTTGCCCGTGCTTTGGATAATTTTGATACCATGGACGCCGATCTGTTTGTAGCAGCAATGCAGGAAGGACAAAATACGGCTTACAAAGGGGTGGTAAGGCCTGTAGAAGGTACAATTTTGACCGTGGCAAAAGATGCTGCCGAAGCCGCCCGAAAGGCCCGTGAGAAGACAAGCGATTTGAAAGAAATCCTGGCAGCCGTTGTGGATGCTGCTAATGAATCCGTGAAAAAAACCCCTGAGTTGCTTCCCATTCTCAAGCAAGCAGGCGTGGTGGATTCTGGAGGAAAAGGGCTGTTTTTCATTTTAGAGGGAATGCTTCGTCACCTGAACGGGCAATCTCTGGAAACGAATCTGAATATTGTGCAACCACTTTCTACAATGCAGATCGAACAAACTGTGGAAGAAATTGAGCCAGGTCAAGAAGTTGAAGTGGTGATTGATTTTCGGCCTCATCAGCCTCTGAACCTGGAACAGTTTTATGCTGATTTGAGTGAAATGGGTACATCCATTCAGGTTGGGGAAGGCGATGGAATGTACCGAATGCATATCCATGTCAGCCAGGAACGGCAGTACGACCCTATCCAGTATATCGCGAAGATTGGGGTTTGGAGCAAGATCGCCATGGAAAATCTTCTGGCGCAGATGGAAGAGCGCTCTTCCACGGCAGTTGAGGCTCCACGTTTAGAATTGGCTTCGGTTCTTCCTGGTCAGGTAGGAGTTGTTGCTGTTTCTCCAGGCCCAGGGATTTCCCGAGTCTTTGCCAGCTTGGGGGTCTCTGCAATTGTCGAAGGTGGGCAGACGATGAATCCGAGCACGGAGCAAATCCTCAATGCTTTTGAGAATCTGCCAACCGATAAAATTATTATTCTACCAAACAATAAAAATATTATCCTGGCGGCTCAAAATGCCGCCAGTGTCACGGTCAAAAAGGTAGAAGTCATTCCCAGTCGCAGTATCCCTCAAGGGTTAGCAGCAATGTTTCGGTACAATCCTGAGGCGGAGTTAAGCGAGTTGGTGGATGAGATGAAAGAAGCCATTGGAGAAGTTCACACAGGCGAAATTACCACAGCAACCCGCTCTGTAAACCTAAATGGTGTAGATGTTCAGGAAGGTGCGGTAATTGGACTACTGGACGGCACATTGGTAGTATCCAGCAACACCCTGGAAGATGCCTGTCTTCAATTGCTTGAAAAGGCTCAGGCAGATGAATACGACCTGATTACCATGTTCTACGGTGAGAATATCAGTCACAGCGAAGCCAACCGTATTGCTGATTTGGTCAGGGAAAAATATCCTCAGCAGGAATTAGAACTTAAGGAAGGGGGACAACCCCACTATCAATTTATCATTGGGATTGAATAA
- a CDS encoding DegV family protein, translating into MDKVCILTDAASQFTHPGFPGYQYVWIIPFDISLRGLLYPEGEGIRWNYLPPSTLNGIKPCLKSPDAETLYTLFQKHAKECSHILAIFSSSELVPIYKAAEEAAQAAKNLVPITLIDSQTISVGVGLLVQMAAQEVANGQDPWSIEQKIRKTIPKLYTLICTAGLSYLHEAGFLEKPQAIAGEMLNMLPVLSFEEGKITPIEKAKNVRAALDFFQEFLEEFEDLKHIAVIQGVSPFNHETQVLRNYVHEIYPDVPFSEHSLNLPTAILFGPRTLGMVILEGE; encoded by the coding sequence ATGGATAAAGTTTGTATCCTCACTGATGCTGCATCCCAATTTACCCACCCGGGCTTTCCGGGGTATCAGTACGTTTGGATTATTCCTTTTGATATTTCTTTGCGAGGGTTATTATATCCAGAAGGGGAAGGAATTCGATGGAATTACCTTCCCCCTTCTACATTGAACGGTATTAAGCCTTGCTTGAAATCGCCGGATGCCGAAACATTGTATACGCTGTTTCAAAAACATGCCAAAGAGTGTTCTCATATTCTGGCAATTTTTTCCTCTTCAGAGTTGGTTCCAATTTACAAAGCCGCAGAAGAGGCAGCTCAGGCTGCCAAAAACCTGGTGCCCATTACCCTGATTGACTCCCAAACCATTTCGGTTGGAGTGGGTTTGCTGGTACAAATGGCGGCCCAGGAAGTTGCCAACGGACAGGATCCCTGGTCTATTGAACAAAAAATCCGGAAGACAATTCCCAAACTCTATACCCTAATCTGCACGGCTGGGCTTTCTTATTTGCATGAAGCGGGTTTTCTGGAAAAGCCTCAGGCAATCGCTGGGGAAATGCTGAATATGCTACCGGTTTTGTCTTTTGAAGAGGGTAAAATCACTCCAATTGAAAAAGCCAAAAACGTTCGTGCCGCGCTTGATTTCTTCCAGGAATTTCTGGAGGAATTTGAAGACCTCAAGCATATTGCAGTAATACAAGGTGTCTCGCCCTTTAATCACGAAACACAGGTCTTAAGAAACTACGTTCATGAAATATATCCGGATGTGCCTTTTAGTGAACATAGCCTGAATCTTCCTACTGCTATCTTGTTTGGTCCCCGTACGCTAGGTATGGTTATCCTCGAGGGGGAGTAA
- the recG gene encoding ATP-dependent DNA helicase RecG: MLSPLEKLNKFLELEREQNYENRAVVGGLDKAVPYWEKEARAFQLPDDLISFVVEKLQEYPRLTPEQRRECVHQIYAQIESCNASTKPMVAETEPTPAQSRGVKLSERASIATDAPVETEQHILRTLQTPLHRVSGVGKKTAEALEKLGINTLQDLLYFFPRRYDDYSRLKPINKLKYGDEVTVLGVVQAIASRQVRDGKLQLIEAIITDGTGTLRLSWFNKLWYVNRFPKGTQVAVSGKLDMYLGKLIMKDPEIEEIDREQLHTSRIVPVYPLTADLNQKSLRRLMYRTIMQWAPKVSDFLPASVRSSLKLLELGVALSQAHFPDSQDVLDQARWRLAFDEIFLLQLGVLRQKHSWKSLQARVFDVPDTWLEQKLAQLPYELTNAQKRAVQEIRADLVSGKPMDRLLQGDVGSGKTIVAALAIGMVTYHGAQVAVMAPTSILAEQHYRNLSRVLTQSDESTLPILQPEQIRLLTSDVRGAEREKILNDLQHGSVKLLIGTHALIEDPVQFQDLQLVVIDEQHRFGVAQRAALRQKGNNPHLLVMTATPIPRSLALTIYGDLDLTVMDEMPPGRQPVETHVLHPLERERAYQLIRHEISKGHQAYIIYPMVEQNENGEHLSVVQEYTRLQQEIFPEFRIGMMHGKLKPEEKDEVMAGFRDGKYHILVSTSVIEVGVDVPNATVMLIEGANRFGLAQLHQFRGRVGRGSEKSYCLLIPESDDALENERLSVMVETNDGFVLAEKDLQQRGPGEFLGTRQAGFSELKMANLTDVHIIEKARQQAQLIFQQDPELSLPEHTLLAKKLGEFWRNGRGDIS; this comes from the coding sequence ATGCTGTCTCCATTGGAAAAATTAAACAAGTTTTTAGAATTGGAGCGCGAACAAAATTATGAAAATCGCGCGGTCGTTGGTGGTCTGGATAAGGCAGTCCCCTATTGGGAAAAAGAAGCCCGTGCCTTTCAATTACCTGATGACTTGATCTCGTTTGTTGTAGAAAAACTTCAAGAATATCCCCGGTTGACTCCAGAACAGCGCAGGGAGTGTGTACACCAAATCTACGCTCAAATTGAGTCCTGCAATGCATCGACAAAACCGATGGTAGCAGAAACAGAGCCTACGCCAGCACAAAGTCGTGGTGTCAAACTCTCGGAGCGTGCCTCGATTGCAACAGATGCCCCAGTAGAAACAGAGCAACACATTTTGCGTACCCTTCAAACGCCTCTCCATCGTGTAAGTGGGGTTGGTAAAAAAACTGCTGAAGCCCTGGAGAAACTGGGAATAAACACCCTGCAAGATTTGTTGTATTTCTTCCCTCGTCGCTACGATGATTACAGCCGCCTCAAACCCATCAACAAACTGAAATATGGGGATGAAGTTACTGTGCTGGGTGTTGTACAAGCCATCGCATCACGTCAGGTTCGTGATGGAAAATTGCAGTTGATCGAAGCCATCATTACCGATGGCACAGGCACACTACGGCTTTCCTGGTTCAATAAATTGTGGTATGTGAATCGTTTCCCGAAAGGTACTCAGGTTGCAGTTTCTGGAAAACTGGATATGTACCTGGGTAAGTTGATCATGAAAGATCCAGAGATTGAAGAAATCGATCGAGAGCAATTACATACCAGTCGCATTGTGCCCGTTTATCCACTTACTGCGGATCTCAATCAAAAATCTTTGCGCCGGCTGATGTATAGAACCATCATGCAATGGGCACCTAAAGTCTCTGATTTTCTGCCAGCATCTGTTCGTTCATCCTTGAAGTTGCTTGAATTGGGCGTTGCCCTTTCGCAAGCCCATTTCCCTGATAGTCAGGATGTTCTGGATCAAGCCCGGTGGCGTCTGGCTTTTGATGAGATTTTCTTGCTCCAACTGGGGGTTTTACGTCAAAAACATTCCTGGAAATCTTTGCAAGCAAGGGTTTTTGACGTCCCGGATACCTGGCTGGAGCAGAAGTTGGCACAACTCCCTTATGAGCTAACAAATGCACAAAAACGTGCCGTACAGGAAATCCGGGCGGATTTAGTATCTGGCAAACCTATGGATCGCTTACTCCAGGGGGACGTGGGTTCAGGGAAAACCATTGTTGCCGCTCTGGCTATTGGTATGGTCACATATCATGGCGCGCAAGTTGCGGTCATGGCGCCAACGAGCATTTTAGCCGAACAACATTATCGAAATTTGAGCCGGGTATTAACTCAGTCAGATGAAAGCACTCTACCGATTCTTCAACCCGAACAAATTCGTTTGCTCACCAGTGATGTCCGTGGAGCAGAAAGAGAAAAGATTCTAAACGACCTGCAGCATGGCTCGGTTAAGTTACTGATCGGTACGCATGCTTTGATTGAAGACCCGGTTCAATTCCAGGATTTACAACTGGTGGTCATTGACGAACAACACAGATTTGGTGTGGCACAGCGCGCAGCACTCAGGCAAAAAGGGAACAATCCTCACCTGTTGGTGATGACGGCTACTCCAATTCCACGCTCTCTAGCATTGACAATTTATGGCGATCTTGACTTGACGGTAATGGACGAAATGCCACCGGGCCGTCAGCCTGTTGAAACCCATGTTCTTCATCCATTGGAACGAGAACGGGCTTATCAATTAATTCGTCATGAAATCAGCAAAGGACACCAGGCATATATTATCTATCCGATGGTAGAACAAAACGAAAACGGAGAGCACTTATCGGTAGTTCAGGAATATACACGATTACAACAAGAAATTTTCCCGGAATTTCGTATTGGCATGATGCATGGGAAATTAAAGCCCGAAGAAAAAGATGAGGTAATGGCTGGTTTCAGAGATGGGAAATATCACATTCTTGTTTCTACATCGGTCATTGAAGTAGGCGTGGATGTTCCTAATGCTACAGTGATGCTCATTGAAGGAGCAAATCGTTTTGGCTTAGCCCAGTTACATCAATTCAGAGGCAGAGTTGGGAGAGGGTCAGAAAAGTCATATTGTTTGTTGATCCCCGAATCTGACGATGCATTAGAAAATGAACGACTTTCCGTAATGGTTGAAACGAACGATGGTTTTGTCCTTGCGGAGAAAGATCTCCAGCAGCGTGGACCTGGAGAATTTCTAGGGACTCGCCAGGCAGGGTTCTCTGAGTTAAAAATGGCAAACCTGACCGACGTGCACATTATTGAAAAGGCGCGTCAGCAAGCACAGTTAATTTTCCAACAAGACCCTGAATTGTCTTTGCCGGAACATACGTTGCTTGCTAAGAAGTTGGGAGAATTCTGGCGGAATGGTAGAGGAGATATCAGTTAA
- the coaD gene encoding pantetheine-phosphate adenylyltransferase: MVRAFFPGTFDPIHYGHMNIALRASNLFDELIVAVYDRPLKNLLFSPEERMELVKQAFFGQEKIRVIGYRGLTVDACRENGAQVIVRGLRVFSDFEYEFRMALANHRLAPDIEVIALITNEEHTFLSSSTVREIAALGGDISSMVPPHVEIALKDKLKQTPSLQLPMPVRD; the protein is encoded by the coding sequence ATGGTACGCGCCTTCTTTCCTGGAACTTTCGACCCGATCCATTATGGGCACATGAATATTGCTTTACGTGCCTCAAATCTTTTTGATGAGTTAATTGTTGCTGTGTATGATCGCCCATTGAAAAATTTGTTATTTAGCCCAGAAGAACGAATGGAACTGGTTAAGCAAGCATTTTTCGGGCAGGAAAAGATTCGTGTAATAGGGTATCGCGGATTAACCGTAGATGCGTGTCGGGAAAATGGTGCACAGGTAATTGTAAGGGGTTTGCGGGTTTTCTCTGACTTTGAGTACGAATTTCGTATGGCACTTGCCAATCACCGCCTTGCCCCCGATATCGAGGTTATTGCTCTCATTACAAATGAGGAACATACCTTTCTCTCTTCAAGCACAGTGAGAGAAATAGCCGCGTTGGGGGGAGATATTTCCAGTATGGTACCACCTCACGTGGAGATTGCTTTGAAAGACAAATTAAAACAAACCCCTTCTTTGCAATTACCCATGCCTGTAAGGGATTAG
- a CDS encoding ATP synthase F0 subunit B codes for MDILHLVDRLEELFNESRPFPLTHSVLVNEDRMLDIIDQMRVSIPEEIKKAQQILAQRDRILAQAQEEANRTIALAREKSEQLVSRDSIVAEAQARAEQIIQQAHVDAANIRKEADDYVLESLTRLEAELERILTQVRNGVRTLQSERRSPEE; via the coding sequence ATGGATATCCTGCACCTGGTAGATCGGCTCGAAGAACTGTTTAACGAAAGTCGTCCTTTTCCTCTAACCCACAGTGTACTGGTTAATGAGGATCGAATGCTGGACATCATTGACCAAATGCGTGTCTCCATTCCGGAAGAAATCAAAAAAGCCCAGCAGATTCTTGCTCAGAGAGACCGCATTCTGGCACAGGCGCAGGAAGAAGCCAATCGCACAATTGCCCTGGCTCGCGAAAAAAGTGAACAACTGGTATCCAGAGATTCTATCGTGGCAGAAGCCCAAGCAAGAGCAGAGCAAATTATTCAACAAGCCCATGTGGATGCAGCCAATATCCGCAAAGAGGCGGATGACTATGTTTTGGAGTCGCTAACACGCTTGGAAGCTGAATTAGAACGGATTTTGACACAAGTACGAAATGGTGTGCGCACCCTGCAAAGCGAGCGGCGCTCTCCAGAAGAATAA
- the lon gene encoding endopeptidase La encodes MDFGELPWHQQTEDNLDVEHAAKVLDHYHFGLKDAKDRILEYIAVRSLQPKRLRQPILCFSGPPGTGKTSLGRSIAEALGRNFVRVSLGGVRDEAEIRGHRRTYIGALPGRILQTMRRAGTINPLFMLDEIDKLGADFRGDPAAALLEVLDPEQNHAFSDHYLEIPYDLSKVMFITTANSLASIPPALLDRMEVIEFPGYIEEEKVEIAKRFLIPRQIEESGLQDKEVVFRDAAIRRIIREYTYEAGVRNLEREIGRMCRKVARLKSQKKRYPSQLTPHLVEKFLGPPQFFVSEAERQDEVGVATAMAWTETGGEIMPVEVLIMEGKGNLQITGQVGDIMQESAQAALSYLKAHCSDFDLDPSVFEGLDIHIHVPEGAVPKDGPSAGITIATALASAFTERKVYREVGMTGEITLRGRVLPIGGVREKILAAHRAGLKTVILPEKNKKDLVDVPKKVLSDLKIVFVTHIDEVFRVALHPSSDNPVQPRWKAKKEEKNEEEEE; translated from the coding sequence ATGGATTTTGGAGAATTACCCTGGCATCAGCAAACTGAAGATAATCTCGACGTTGAACACGCCGCCAAAGTATTAGATCACTATCATTTTGGCTTAAAAGATGCCAAGGATCGGATTCTTGAGTACATTGCTGTTCGGAGTCTGCAACCAAAAAGACTGCGTCAGCCTATTTTATGTTTTTCCGGTCCTCCGGGAACAGGGAAAACATCCCTGGGCCGTTCTATTGCTGAAGCCCTTGGAAGGAACTTTGTGCGGGTTTCACTGGGAGGAGTGAGGGATGAAGCAGAAATTCGAGGGCATCGCAGGACCTATATCGGCGCTCTTCCCGGAAGAATTTTACAAACGATGCGACGTGCTGGGACAATCAATCCTTTGTTTATGCTGGATGAAATTGATAAATTAGGCGCCGATTTTCGTGGTGATCCAGCCGCCGCGCTGCTGGAAGTTCTTGACCCGGAGCAAAATCACGCATTTTCGGATCACTACCTGGAAATCCCTTACGACTTATCCAAAGTCATGTTTATTACCACCGCCAATTCGTTGGCTTCAATTCCACCAGCATTGCTTGACCGCATGGAAGTGATTGAGTTTCCAGGATACATTGAGGAAGAAAAAGTTGAAATTGCCAAACGATTTCTCATCCCTCGTCAAATCGAGGAAAGCGGCTTGCAGGATAAAGAAGTGGTCTTCAGAGATGCAGCCATACGACGAATTATCCGTGAGTACACATATGAAGCCGGCGTTCGGAACCTGGAACGCGAAATTGGAAGAATGTGCCGTAAGGTTGCAAGGTTGAAATCTCAGAAAAAGCGATATCCTTCTCAATTGACCCCTCATCTGGTGGAAAAATTTTTAGGTCCACCTCAATTCTTTGTATCAGAAGCAGAGAGACAGGATGAAGTAGGGGTTGCCACAGCCATGGCATGGACAGAGACAGGCGGAGAGATTATGCCTGTAGAAGTCCTGATCATGGAAGGAAAAGGTAATCTCCAGATTACCGGGCAGGTAGGAGATATTATGCAAGAGTCTGCCCAAGCCGCTTTATCTTATCTCAAAGCCCACTGTTCCGATTTTGACCTTGACCCCTCCGTTTTTGAAGGTTTGGATATCCATATTCACGTTCCTGAGGGAGCCGTACCAAAGGACGGTCCCAGCGCTGGTATTACTATCGCCACTGCTCTGGCTTCTGCGTTTACCGAGCGCAAAGTCTACCGGGAAGTTGGGATGACAGGAGAAATTACCTTGAGGGGAAGAGTGCTTCCTATTGGAGGGGTGCGAGAAAAAATCCTTGCTGCTCATCGGGCAGGTTTGAAAACCGTGATACTACCTGAGAAAAACAAAAAAGATCTGGTAGATGTTCCTAAAAAAGTGCTTTCAGATCTAAAAATTGTGTTCGTAACTCACATCGATGAGGTCTTCCGAGTAGCCTTGCATCCTTCCAGTGATAATCCTGTGCAACCTCGCTGGAAGGCAAAGAAAGAAGAGAAAAACGAGGAAGAAGAGGAGTAA
- a CDS encoding LON peptidase substrate-binding domain-containing protein, which produces MKENWSDSDAEEFANHLHQRTEELYNIPDAEPDDEGLIECSAFIMQDMVIFPRMISPVFILPGPNMVAVLDAQANDETMIAMFLQNPDAEVPTLEDFLPIGVEIAVGRLLSLSDGKSSALIQGRRRVEIVEIVQDDPYLRVRARPIYESIEVNREIDALMRTSRDLFEKCVQLDRSLPDEAHIYSLNIPEPGWLADMIATAISFPLKERQTLLLLADPKERLKRLNWLLAQELDVLQLEDEIQSKVQNEVDRSQREFYLREQMKAIQTELGEGDIWMRDIAELRERIEKAGLPEEARKVAEKEVERLAQMPSMAPEVGIIRTYVEWILENYPGISKLKIISTLNTPPKY; this is translated from the coding sequence ATGAAAGAAAATTGGTCCGATTCAGACGCAGAAGAATTTGCAAACCATTTACATCAACGGACAGAAGAACTCTACAATATCCCTGACGCAGAACCTGATGATGAAGGGCTAATTGAGTGTTCCGCTTTCATCATGCAGGACATGGTGATCTTCCCCCGAATGATCTCTCCGGTGTTCATTCTTCCGGGTCCCAACATGGTTGCGGTATTAGACGCTCAGGCTAACGATGAAACAATGATCGCCATGTTCCTTCAAAATCCGGATGCTGAAGTTCCTACGCTGGAAGATTTTCTCCCTATCGGCGTGGAGATTGCGGTCGGTAGATTGCTTTCCCTTTCAGATGGAAAAAGTTCTGCATTAATTCAGGGAAGACGGCGGGTGGAGATTGTTGAAATCGTACAGGACGATCCCTACCTGCGGGTTCGGGCACGTCCAATTTACGAGTCTATCGAAGTCAACCGCGAAATTGACGCTTTAATGCGTACCTCCAGAGATTTGTTTGAAAAATGTGTTCAACTGGATCGCAGTCTCCCTGATGAAGCCCATATTTATTCACTGAACATCCCTGAACCAGGGTGGCTTGCAGATATGATTGCTACTGCCATTTCCTTCCCACTCAAGGAAAGGCAAACCCTCTTGTTGCTGGCTGATCCCAAGGAAAGATTGAAGCGCCTTAACTGGTTGCTGGCACAGGAACTGGACGTCTTACAGCTTGAAGACGAAATCCAGAGCAAAGTTCAAAATGAGGTCGACAGAAGCCAAAGGGAATTTTATCTCCGTGAGCAGATGAAAGCCATCCAGACGGAACTGGGTGAAGGCGATATCTGGATGCGGGATATTGCGGAATTACGTGAGCGCATTGAAAAAGCAGGTTTACCCGAGGAGGCGCGCAAAGTTGCCGAGAAAGAAGTAGAGCGTCTTGCTCAAATGCCATCCATGGCGCCTGAGGTGGGAATCATTCGAACCTATGTGGAATGGATTTTGGAGAATTACCCTGGCATCAGCAAACTGAAGATAATCTCGACGTTGAACACGCCGCCAAAGTATTAG